One region of Ostrinia nubilalis chromosome 14, ilOstNubi1.1, whole genome shotgun sequence genomic DNA includes:
- the LOC135077795 gene encoding MD-2-related lipid-recognition protein-like: MLFRAVLIVSLCVAVQSDYVIKKYCRNVVPTLCSIHQVMVEPCLHGPQFCSFIRGKPYGIKVDFTPNFSAENLRLEISGDHLNSDSYDVIKTTKRVCDDLLVCPLEASVRHNFELSLSMDIPSPGKFPVQVKLWNEDDESQACCFTFHAKVK; the protein is encoded by the exons ATGTTGTTCCGAGCAGTGCTTATTGTTTCTCTGTGTGTTGCTGTCCAGTCTGATTATGTTATTAAAAAGTATTGCCGAAatg TGGTTCCTACCCTGTGCTCAATCCATCAGGTGATGGTGGAGCCATGCCTCCACGGACCGCAGTTCTGTTCCTTCATCAGAGGGAAACCTTACGGCATCAAAGTGGACTTTACACCCA ACTTCTCGGCCGAGAACCTACGCCTGGAGATATCTGGCGACCACCTGAACTCCGACTCCTATGACGTAATCAAGACCACCAAGAGGGTGTGCGACGACCTCCTGGTGTGCCCTCTGGAGGCCTCTGTCCGACACAACTTTGAGCTAAGCCTGTCTATGGACATACCATCGCCG GGCAAATTCCCAGTGCAAGTCAAATTGTGGAATGAAGACGACGAGTCCCAAGCTTGCTGCTTCACTTTCCACGCCAAAGTTAAATAA